Proteins found in one Homalodisca vitripennis isolate AUS2020 chromosome 4, UT_GWSS_2.1, whole genome shotgun sequence genomic segment:
- the LOC124359131 gene encoding serine/arginine repetitive matrix protein 2-like isoform X1: MQGYIVVITRNGSLGGRYPVTSTECVFGHSITCDVRVFVANVARKHCVITAESGKPAYIRNFSPSNTTLVNGNSIEANQYELKHADIITVGDRHFRWEYPISSKPLNTPKSAKKGNSEGQMSMVQMPMAVYKNRHSSFGSENSRVNRMISMASQGEKEPNPKRRKTIHNVTDLSVENNSTKPVNKRLLAVTQPASSPKSFNTFKVLLKSANKRKSIRTISKTPKPPKKIISTKIRRAKSLSPSKQISPKKMSKEFDSKSGFVSKSSQKDVISKEEKKQNSPQNISNNSPLVDLSSLHENFTPKKVYVVKSPKGTKSPSPKQRIGTKRKSTLATPLKIKTPKLRNSPKSLQKKTLSTPETKRKSLKLRTPTPDKNSGVAKRNTPKLAASAGNTRKSNTLLKNKSPRQTPKTLMNKSQTSNKGSPGKRTPETSSKPSPHEPPLSSPKTSVNTPFKKLRGKASLTFSSKQIYSPEKSPHNSQPMKAKVSGTFPQTPKEISSPRKPNSAQKSFSPKGLDRNTPTKNKSPAKITGHESPVEKVTPLSNSFSLTPQTPKMKKGNINSSKKFVSPDKSPPLTRSSKRFNISLSRSHSQSSKHTPKESRNNSLQNKTPILTSPKNVMNETSGRTPKSRSESIKEHSFTKSGTSSNMSRDSSLVEVSFSRKNLSKTPTQEFLSINLTVKDEKPDTTRRRKSKTSREEVSVSNISNSPLTPTSRNCPIKDSSPATTLSITPKIDSFPIQEISLGHTPKQTMEVGTHENTSKIFEEDISSSISFTSKSLTPKSRNISPANLRTPNSSETNSHTPKMSITQEKRKSKNLDSSVLDYKTDINITDNGNENVENYFSKTIFSSRTNSPINDVSVVTPVSNGVRPNKASTLRKSFTASLLSKTADEALEGENPAVRNARRSALRSGLSSSRKFDTSVTENSSLKSSMKKSDLTKLQNSTKRKFETDFEARAERAAKRLKMETPRSLSKNKVAALLVCHGRSPKNIQRKPLFSEVLKSHLSAAKQKKSVIVKSAVVVKKQSKQKVLEPALEVPKTFNFNSTGHANSPETIVITKKVKKTPVLKTRKGRKSGDNISLRSGRTQNLEGVQELFQTPSKLIVSSLKTATSIKKPQNVRVRFSLQNDVQSPSGRRSLAMQQEEVFHFGSPVAPPMRYIGTPRPPKISEHSLLHTSIAEESPLAQEMCTTEEFNLNSSKRKSKRSSLASLNESKKSLDFSLYSPSSPTLQFSQISGISNFARKSIDFSDFSPESESIKSTPKLKPSMPSLDDSVAQSSSHRRFSFASSVVTKSPIGEFDPSPNKSATLSRSDLFGSSPDDTRVSRSSRGLKKFCNDNSINTSGVLRFSPNNSEISTRSSKNISQIEVLNVSQIPLPSSPFNSKHSPSVKASTNSPHSKSSESMRSTRSTHSIGNFSLISETPKSQASVQKKRSRSSTLNDTYSEKSPDSSNSSKVGQNSNILQSISSHVIDSTEVSKRISSTPKFQSSTSIYSPVSSPILSSSRRSLRNQSLVSVNEHFSDVSDSKILDESTINSDLIMEGVCFKTPLSTPGKRTRKRSARMYASNSLETIHTSNNQLPIAAVKPSARKNQDNESASSIAESVSLPDLDIINDVSGRSLDRSLAQKILDSRVSSGFDQPTGSDQPSMNSNSPLEQTNLSGSIRRKRKSLASTSRQTLDTTSFDFNSAVTPIVPKEMFVSPLEKEQDGLVDLEGVKRVLNPKANSPVSSYVDVKGIRKLLKTPQSVSSLDKVQDELVDLTAVKRVLNPKANSPLSSYVDVKGVKRLLKTPQQTSPIANYTNVEGIKDLFKTSPVADYTNVLGVKRIYGAPPEPNYMNVKGVRRIFKESKSPNSPDVTGVEVLFDSPKKGMDEFNQPSTCKPVGMVPPMSRLNSNLKNVSGNETVENTESVPAVVEHIATRRNNTRQNKSLTSHLAVEDTNRNENVPSVRTRKTRRKEHIQAEYKEVQTHNLEEISKDEDKTEEIVTQRTTRGRKPQQSKTNDEQLDQPTKHTLEKPKAVGRRGRPRKNVNNDESKKDISTVVEEQHLVNEKNELHKEPSSTQVDEVVITQDTARGRKTRKTVVSKRLDSFKQEDDIEEQGVLKLINKEIELPKESSPIRVDEDVITKSTTQGKKNSKIVVSKRSHSSEQKQGDEAPSHPIGRRTRGKPEVPIYKEENKSILLGKRKAISNHVDTSDNQSPRKKTRGVKQKSKESEVEVLQIDECHLRNKTNLKSKEATVNKKSSEKIRKSPGSTRTGRLRKDPVEEVQEKSKLGIEISHTEGVCQLENMLDQQPNNCDEKSNSPEKTSKQSQVMSRNRSRRDKVEEIPVKAVESKRASRLKRGKESKSAEKDIKLSPIKTKTRGKKVCEDHKLEIPESVEPSKLNNQSLEDKKSEKVSDSFDETLKTSHVKAKKVNKGVNVETKSRTATEIVTSRNTRRGKTEVSHENLKKRGRKEELISENKLAAKLNEEVLKDRTTETPSRSRGHSKTRQEIQQTSRGSRRVKFNTCDKVFSITPSLVRRLPSRGARASVTMPEETTQKPATEKKTRGSVAKAGSAVKFAVKRKSISPVKSSPPKRKLRGRK, translated from the exons GCTTACATCCGCAACTTCTCACCCAGCAACACTACTCTAGTAAATGGTAACTCTATTGAAGCTAACCAATACGAGCTCAAACATGCTGACATCATAACTGTTGGAGACAGGCACTTCCGTTGGGAATATCCCATTTCTTCTAAACCCTTgaa taCGCCAAAGTCGGCGAAGAAAGGAAACAGTGAAGGCCAAATGAGTATGGTACAGATGCCCATGGCCGTCTACAAGAATCGCCACTCTTCTTTTGGTTCTGAAAACTCCAGAGTAAACAGGATGATTTCAATGGCATCTCAG GGCGAGAAAGAACCTAACCCTAAAAGGAGAAAGACAATTCATAATGTAACTGACTTGAGTGTTGAGAACAATTCAACAAAACCAGTGAACAAAAGGCTTCTAGCCGTTACCCAGCCTGCCAGCAGTCCGAAAAGCTTCAATACGTTCAAAGTTCTACTCAAATCTGCCAACAA AAGAAAATCAATCAGAACAATTTCAAAAACTCCAAAACCACCTAAGAAGataatttcaacaaaaattagACGAGCAAAATCACTCTCACCTTCAaagcaaatatctccaaaaaagATGTCTAAGGAATTTGATTCAAAAAGTGGGTTTGTTAGTAAATCATCACAAAAAGATGTAATTTCAAAGGAAGAAAAGAAACAGAACTCACcacaaaatatatctaataatagTCCTTTGGTTGACCTGTCATCATTACATGAAAACTTCACTCCCAAAAAAGTTTATGTAGTTAAATCTCCAAAGGGAACAAAAAGTCCTTCTCCTAAGCAAAGAATTGGTACTAAAAGGAAATCAACATTAGCAactccattaaaaataaaaactccaaaATTGAGAAATTCTCCAAAATCTTTGCAGAAGAAGACTTTAAGCACACCAGaaactaaaagaaaaagtttGAAACTGAGGACTCCTACACCAGATAAGAACTCAGGTGTAGCTAAACGTAATACACCGAAGTTGGCAGCTAGTGCTGGCAATACCAGAAAATCGAACAcactattgaaaaataaatcaccTAGACAAACTCCCAAAACATTGATGAACAAAtcacaaacttcaaataaaggcTCACCTGGGAAGAGGACACCTGAAACATCATCAAAACCTTCTCCACATGAACCTCCTCTTTCTTCCCCCAAAACAAGTGTAAATacaccttttaaaaaattaagaggaAAAGCTTCACTTACATTTTCTTCTAAACAAATTTATAGTCCTGAAAAATCGCCTCATAACAGTCAACCTATGAAAGCTAAGGTATCTGGTACATTTCCTCAAACTCCAAAAGAGATATCTTCACCAAGAAAACCTAACTCTGCACAAAAGTCTTTCTCACCTAAAGGATTAGATAGGAATACTCCTACAAAAAACAAATCACCTGCCAAAATAACTGGACATGAATCTCCAGTGGAGAAGGTAACTCCATTAAGTAATTCCTTTTCTCTAACGCCTCAAACaccaaaaatgaaaaaaggaAACATTAATTCTTCAAAGAAGTTCGTCTCTCCAGACAAATCTCCTCCACTCACTAGATCAAGCAAGAGATTCAATATTTCTCTTTCAAGGTCTCATTCACAATCTAGTAAACACACTCCAAAAGAATCTCGTAacaattctttacaaaataaaacccCTATTCTCACATCTCCAAAAAATGTGATGAATGAAACATCAGGAAGAACACCTAAAAGTAGATCTGAGTCTATTAAAGAACATTCTTTCACAAAATCAGGAACTTCTTCAAATATGTCCAGAGACAGTTCTCTTGTAGAAGTGTCTTTTTCAAGAAAAAATCTGTCCAAAACTCCCACTCAAGAATTTTTGAGTATTAATTTGACAGTTAAAGATGAAAAGCCTGATACTACCCGCAGAAGAAAATCAAAAACCTCTAGAGAAGAAGTTTCTGTTTCGAATATTTCCAATTCTCCATTGACTCCTACATCTCGTAATTGTCCTATAAAGGATAGCAGTCCAGCTACAACACTTTCAATAACACCAAAAATTGACAGTTTTCCAATCCAGGAAATATCACTTGGGCATACCCCTAAGCAAACTATGGAAGTGGGAACTCATGAAAATACTTCTAAGATTTTTGAAGAGGACATATCTTCTTCAATATCATTTACAAGTAAATCTCTAACTCCAAAGTCTAGAAACATCTCTCCAGCAAATCTGAGAACTCCTAATAGTTCTGAAACTAACAGCCATACACCTAAAATGTCAATAACACAAGAAAAgagaaaatcaaaaaatttaGATAGCTCAGTTTTGGATTATAAAACAGATATCAATATTACTGATAATGGTAATGAAAacgtagaaaattatttttctaaaaccatCTTTTCATCAAGAACAAATTCACCAATTAATGATGTTTCAGTTGTAACACCAGTTTCAAATGGAGTACGACCTAATAAAGCCTCTACATTACGGAAATCATTTACAGCTTCTCTTTTGTCAAAAACTGCAGATGAAGCTCTGGAAGGAGAAAATCCTGCAGTGAGAAATGCTCGAAGGTCAGCATTGCGAAGTGGGCTTTCATCTTCGAGAAAATTTGACACTTCAGTCACTGAAAATTCATCGTTAAAGTCATCAATGAAGAAATCAGATTTAACCAAGTTGCAAAATAGTACAAAGAGAAAATTTGAAACCGACTTTGAAGCAAGAGCTGAAAGGGCTGCTAAGAGATTGAAAATGGAAACACCTAGGTCTCTta GTAAAAATAAAGTAGCAGCTCTCTTAGTTTGCCATGGGCGGTCTCCCAAAAATATACAGAGAAAACCACTTTTCTCAGAAGTTTTGAAATCTCACTTATCTGCAGCAAAACAAAAGAAGTCAGTAATTGTTAAATCTGCTGTTGTGGTAAAGAAGCAAAGTAAGCAGAAGGTTCTGGAACCGGCCCTG gAGGTGCCTAAAACCTTTAATTTCAACTCTACTGGACATGCTAATTCTCCAGAAACCattgttataacaaaaaaagtGAAGAAGACACCAGTACTAAAAACACGTAAAGGACGAAAATCAGGAGATAATATTTCTTTACGATCAGGCAGAACACAGAATTTGGAAGGTGTTCAGGAATTATTTCAAACTCCTTCAAAACTAATAGTATCATCTTTGAAAACTGCCACAAGTATAAAGAAACCCCAAAATGTAAGAGTTCGGTTTTCATTGCAAAATGATGTTCAAAGTCCATCAGGAAGAAGAAGCTTGGCTATGCAACAAGAGGAAGTTTTTCACTTTGGATCTCCTGTTGCACCACCAATGCGCTATATTGGTACACCAAGGCCTCCTAAAATCAGTGAACATTCGCTTTTGCATACAAGCATTGCAGAAGAGTCACCTCTTGCCCAAGAAATGTGTACAAcagaagaatttaatttaaattcatctaAAAGAAAATCAAAGAGAAGTTCATTAGCATCACTTAATGAATCAAAAAAATCATTAGACTTCAGTCTTTACTCCCCTTCATCACCAACTCTCCAGTTTTCTCAAATATCTGGTATTTCAAATTTTGCAAGAAAATCAATTGATTTTAGTGACTTTTCACCTGAATCTGAAAGTATTAAAAGTACCCCGAAACTTAAACCATCTATGCCTTCATTGGATGATTCTGTCGCTCAGTCATCATCACATAGAAGATTTTCATTTGCTAGTTCAGTTGTTACTAAGTCTCCGATAGGAGAATTCGATCCAAGTCCCAATAAAAGTGCTACACTTTCTAGAAGTGATCTTTTTGGATCAAGCCCAGATGATACCAGAGTGAGTCGGTCTTCAAGAGGTTTGAAGAAGTTTTGTAATGATAATTCTATCAACACATCGGGGGTACTAAGATTTTCTccaaataacagtgaaatatcCACTAgatcttctaaaaatatttcacagaTTGAAGTTTTGAATGTTTCTCAAATACCACTTCCATCTTCCCCTTTTAATTCCAAACACAGTCCTTCTGTTAAGGCTTCAACTAACTCACCACACTCAAAGTCAAGTGAAAGTATGCGCTCAACAAGATCTACTCATTCAATAGGAAATTTTTCATTGATTTCAGAAACACCAAAGTCTCAAGCAAGTGTTCAAAAGAAAAGGTCAAGATCATCAACTTTAAATGATACATATAGCGAAAAATCACCTGATTCATCAAACTCTAGTAAAGTTGGTCAAAATAGCAACATTTTACAATCTATCTCATCACATGTTATTGACAGTACAGAAGTATCAAAGAGGATTTCAAGCActccaaaattccagtcttcaaCAAGTATTTACTCTCCTGTAAGTTCACCCATATTGAGTTCTAGTAGACGGTCCCTCAGAAATCAAAGTTTGGTGAGTGTAAATGAACATTTCAGTGATGTTAGTGACTCAAAAATACTGGATGAATCTACTATAAACTCAGATTTAATTATGGAGGGTGTCTGTTTCAAAACACCTTTATCAACTCCTGGAAAGAGAACAAGAAAAAGAAGTGCTCGCATGTATGCTTCTAATTCACTAGAGACCATACATACTTCAAATAACCAACTCCCCATTGCAGCAGTAAAACCATCTGCAAGGAAGAATCAAGATAATGAATCTGCATCTTCTATTGCAGAGTCAGTATCTCTCCCAGACTTGGATATCATTAATGATGTTAGTGGAAGGAGTTTGGATAGAAGTCTTGCTCAAAAAATTTTGGATTCAAGAGTGAGTAGTGGTTTCGACCAACCAACTGGAAGTGATCAGCCAAGCATGAACTCAAACTCACCTTTGGAACAAACTAATCTCAGTGGTAGCATAAGAAGAAAACGTAAATCTTTAGCTTCTACTAGTAGACAAACTTTAGATACAactagttttgattttaattctGCTGTAACTCCAATAGTACCAAAAGAAATGTTCGTTTCTCCACTTGAAAAAGAGCAAGATGGACTAGTTGATCTTGAAGgagtaaaaagagttttaaatccAAAAGCGAATTCTCCTGTATCTAGCTATGTTGATGTAAAAGGAATTAGAAAGCTTCTTAAGACTCCTCAATCAGTTTCTTCACTAGACAAAGTGCAAGATGAACTAGTTGATCTTACAGcagtaaaaagagttttaaatccAAAAGCAAATTCTCCTCTATCAAGCTATGTTGATGTAAAAGGAGTTAAAAGACTTCTTAAAACCCCTCAGCAAACTTCACCTATTGCAAATTACACAAATGTTGAAggtattaaagatttatttaaaacatcaccTGTTGCTGATTACACAAATGTACTTGGTGTTAAACGAATATATGGTGCACCACCTGAGCCTAATTACATGAATGTAAAGGGTGTGAGACGAATTTTTAAAGAATCTAAATCTCCAAATTCTCCTGATGTGACAGGTGTTGAAGTGCTCTTTGATTCACCCAAAAAAGGAATGGATGAATTTAATCAACCATCAACATGTAAACCTGTTGGAATGGTGCCTCCCATGTCAAGATTGAATTCTAACTTGAAAAATGTAAGTGGTAATGAAACGGTTGAAAATACTGAATCTGTACCAGCAGTAGTTGAACACATTGCTACAAGAAGAAATAATACAAGGCAAAACAAAAGCTTAACATCACATTTAGCTGTAGAAGACACAAATCGGAATGAGAATGTTCCATCTGTTAGAACAAGGAAAACTAGGCGTAAAGAACATATTCAAGCAGAGTATAAAGAAGTTCAAACACACAATTTGGAGGAGATCTCTAAAGATGAAGATAAAACTGAAGAGATTGTTACACAGCGCACTACTAGGGGTAGAAAACCTCAGCAATCAAAAACTAATGATGAACAGTTAGATCAACCTACAAAACATACTTTAGAAAAACCAAAAGCTGTTGGGAGGAGAGGCAGACCacgtaaaaatgttaataatgatgaaagtaaaaaagatataaGTACAGTAGTAGAAGAACAGCATTTAGTTAACGAGAAAAATGAATTACATAAAGAACCATCTTCAACCCAGGTTGATGAAGTGGTAATAACACAAGATACAGCTCGAGGAAGAAAAACTCGTAAAACTGTGGTCAGTAAAAGACTTGATTCATTTAAACAAGAAGATGATATTGAAGAACAGggtgtattaaaactaattaacaagGAAATTGAACTACCCAAAGAATCATCTCCAATCCGGGTTGATGAAGATGTAATAACAAAGAGTACAACTCAAGGAAAAAAGAATTCTAAAATTGTGGTCAGTAAAAGATCCCATTCATCTGAACAAAAACAAGGAGATGAGGCTCCTTCACATCCTATAGGTAGGAGAACTAGAGGAAAACCAGAGGTACCTATTTAcaaggaagaaaataaaagtattcttTTAGGAAAGAGAAAAGCCATTTCTAATCATGTGGATACCTCAGATAATCAGAGTCCtagaaaaaaaacaaggggaGTAAAGCAAAAATCAAAGGAGTCAGAAGTTGAAGTTTTACAAATAGATGAATGccatttaagaaataaaacaaatttaaaatcaaaagaagctacagtaaataaaaaatcttcagaGAAAATAAGAAAATCACCAGGTTCAACTAGAACTGGCAGATTAAGAAAAGATCCAGTAGAAGAGGTacaagaaaaatcaaaattaggGATTGAAATTTCACATACTGAAGGTGTATGTCAATTAGAAAACATGTTAGACCAACAGCCAaataattgtgatgaaaaaaGTAATTCTCctgaaaaaacaagtaaacagTCACAAGTTATGTCTAGAAACAGATCAAGAAGAGATAAAGTAGAAGAGATTCCAGTTAAAGCAGTGGAATCCAAACGAGCTAGCCGTTTAAAACGTGGTAAGGAAAGTAAATCTGCTGAAAAAGATATCAAACTATCAccgataaaaacaaaaacaagagGGAAAAAAGTATGTGAAGATCATAAGTTGGAGATTCCTGAATCAGTTGAACCGTCAAAACTTAATAATCAATCCTTGGAAGACAAGAAAAGTGAAAAGGTTTCTGATTCTTTTGATGAAACTTTGAAAACATCACATGTAAAAGCCAAAAAGGTTAATAAAGGAGTAAATGTAGAAACTAAATCCAGAACTGCCACTGAAATCGTTACTTCAAGAAATACAAGAAGAGGAAAAACTGAAGTCTCacatgaaaatttaaagaaaagggGAAGGAAAGAAGAGTTGATATCAGAAAACAAACTCGCAGCCAAGCTCAATGAAGAAGTATTGAAGGATAGAACAACGGAGACTCCTTCAAGGAGTCGTGGTCATTCAAAGACTAGACAAGAGATTCAACAGACATCAAGAGGTTCCAGAAGAGTGAAATTTAATAC